In the genome of Capsicum annuum cultivar UCD-10X-F1 unplaced genomic scaffold, UCD10Xv1.1 ctg80520, whole genome shotgun sequence, one region contains:
- the LOC124895187 gene encoding uncharacterized protein LOC124895187, with product MKNSNEKKSQVINQYIDAKVNVGNKGFLDASKVRPRVALEKEAVVASEMLLRNRASTSLASHGFISSIQPCALASTKPLPTSSAAPFTNCRKHGFASYLARKESELSEYYTRVEIRYPRYEVIHKYMDCELGVS from the exons ATGAAAAATTCAAATGAGAAAAAGTCACAAGTTATAAATCAATACATAGATGCTAAAGTGAATGTGGGGAACAAAGGATTTTTAGATGCTTCTAAAGTAAGACCCCGTGTAGCACTTGAGAAAGAAGCTGTTGTAGCAAGTGAAATGTTGTTGAGAAATAGGGCTTCTACAAGCTTGGCCAGCCATGGTTTCATTAGCTCAATCCAACCATGTGCTTTGGCTAGCACCAAACCATTACCAACATCAAGTGCAGCTCCATTTACGAATTGTCGTAAGCATGGATTTGCCTCCTACCTTGCACGTAAAGAGAGTGAACTATCTGAGTACTACACTCGTGTAGAAATTCGTTATCCAAGATATGAAGTTATTCACAA GTACATGGATTGTGAGTTGGGAGTTTCATGA